A genome region from Magnolia sinica isolate HGM2019 chromosome 8, MsV1, whole genome shotgun sequence includes the following:
- the LOC131253524 gene encoding putative wall-associated receptor kinase-like 16 isoform X2, translating into MGLYLLLQLFWLSITVEVLASQPLATTKRGCPDKCGNVSIPYPFGIGDNCNIGVEGFNISCDNTLPHPKPFWGELEVLDISLTQGLMRISNDISYKCYNKITGDSVNYSTTGLQLYEDYSFTFSETLNRFISIGCDTVGLITGEWGSDFTSGCVSICRFPDNVTTDGSCSGAGCCQTEIPKDLKSFGVDFASFSSHLNVSSFNPCSFAFLGEADVFRFKPSDLEETNFLERSKTIPVVVDWVIGNEGCEIARKNSATFACVSENSFCYSPTSGSGYRCNCTEGFRGNPYLHGGCQGIGLSLLFLLIGSPSLYWVWRKRKLIKLKEKFFQQNGGFLLQEKISSCQSSTEPCKIYTTEELEKATNNYDKNQIVGQGGYGTVYKGILPDKRIVAVKKSKIVDETQIEQFINEIHILSQINHRNIVKLEGCCLEAEVPILVYEFISSGTLSQHIHDEGRVSSISLENRLRIAAETAGALYYLHSAASTPIFHRDVKSANILLDDNFTAKVSDFGASRLVPLDHTRITTLVMGTWGYLDPEYHQTGQLTGKSDVYSFGVVLVELLTGEGPVSSTRSQVNRSLSSYFLSSMKENRIFEILEERVREEGTEEQLIAVARLAKRCLKLKGEERPTMKEVVVELEGLRRIHEHPWEPKNHEETENLLGEPGASQGYTGNVTNEYSVDGHTLSALDIEIGR; encoded by the exons atgggtttgtATTTGTTGCTTCAGCTCTTCTGGCTATCAATAACAGTAGAAGTACTAGCATCACAACCTCTAGCAACAACCAAGCGCGGCTGCCCCGACAAATGTGGGAATGTTAGCATTCCCTACCCGTTTGGCATAGGCGATAACTGCAACATTGGCGTAGAAGGCTTCAATATCTCCTGCGATAACACTCTTCCCCATCCGAAACCATTTTGGGGCGAGCTTGAGGTTCTCGACATATCATTAACGCAGGGCCTAATGAGAATTTCAAACGATATAAGCTATAAGTGTTACAACAAAATCACAGGAGATTCGGTCAACTACTCCACCACTGGGCTCCAGTTATATGAAGATTACTCCTTCACATTCTCAGAAACCCTTAACAGATTCATTTCCATCGGTTGCGATACTGTTGGCTTGATCACTGGCGAATGGGGCAGCGACTTCACCAGTGGTTGTGTTTCAATTTGCCGCTTCCCTGACAACGTGACCACCGACGGCTCTTGCTCAGGGGCAGGATGTTGCCAAACCGAGATCCCAAAGGATTTGAAGAGTTTCGGGGTGGATTTTGCTAGCTTCTCCAGCCATCTAAATGTCTCAAGTTTCAATCCGTGCAGCTTCGCCTTTCTCGGGGAGGCAGATGTGTTCAGATTCAAACCTTCTGATTTGGAAGAAACCAACTTTTTGGAAAGAAGCAAAACCATTCCGGTAGTGGTTGACTGGGTCATTGGAAATGAAGGGTGCGAGATCGCACGGAAGAACTCGGCCACCTTCGCTTGCGTGAGCGAGAACAGCTTCTGCTATAGCCCGACCAGCGGTTCGGGTTACCGGTGCAATTGCACTGAAGGTTTCCGGGGGAATCCTTATCTCCATGGAGGATGCCAAG GTATTGGCTTAAGTCTCTTATTTCTACTCATTGGTAGTCCTTCCTTGTATTGGGTATGGAGGAAAAGAAAGCTCATCAAACTCAAAGAGAAATTCTTTCAACAAAATGGAGGTTTTCTATTACAAGAAAAGATCTCTTCTTGTCAATCATCTACTGAGCCATGCAAAATCTATACTACAGAAGAGTTGGAAAAGGCAACCAATAACTATGACAAAAACCAAATTGTTGGTCAGGGAGGCTATGGCACAGTTTACAAAGGAATTTTACCAGACAAGAGAATTGTCGCTGTTAAAAAGTCCAAAATTGTCGATGAGACCCAAATCGAGCAATTTATAAATGAGATCCACATCTTATCTCAGATCAACCATAGGAACATTGTAAAGCTCGAGGGTTGCTGTTTAGAAGCAGAAGTTCCCATCCTGGTTTATGAATTTATTTCAAGTGGAACCCTTTCCCAGCATATCCATGATGAGGGCCGTGTGTCATCAATTTCCTTGGAAAATCGTCTAAGGATTGCTGCAGAAACTGCTGGGGCACTTTACTATTTACACTCGGCGGCTTCCACACCCATTTTTCATAGAGATGTTAAGTCTGCTAATATACTTTTGGATGATAATTTCACAGCAAAAGTGTCTGATTTTGGAGCTTCAAGATTGGTTCCGTTGGATCACACTCGGATAACGACATTGGTGATGGGGACATGGGGATATTTAGACCCAGAGTACCATCAAACAGGCCAATTAACAGGAAAGAGTGATGTTTATAGCTTTGGTGTAGTTCTTGTGGAACTCTTGACGGGTGAGGGGCCCGTTTCTTCCACTAGATCCCAAGTTAATAGAAGCCTTTCTAGCTACTTCCTCTCATCGATGAAAGAGAATCGGATCTTTGAAATTTTAGAGGAACGAGTTCGAGAAGAAGGGACGGAAGAACAGCTCATTGCAGTTGCTCGGCTTGCTAAGAGATGCTTGAAACTTAAGGGGGAAGAACGACCTACGATGAAGGAAGTGGTGGTGGAGCTAGAGGGCTTAAGAAGGATTCATGAACATCCTTGGGAACCAAAGAACCATGAAGAGACTGAGAACTTGCTAGGTGAACCTGGAGCTTCGCAGGGCTACACTGGCAATGTAACAAATGAATATAGTGTTGATGGCCACACCCTATCAGCACTAGATATAGAGATAGGGCGTTGA
- the LOC131253524 gene encoding putative wall-associated receptor kinase-like 16 isoform X1, with amino-acid sequence MGLYLLLQLFWLSITVEVLASQPLATTKRGCPDKCGNVSIPYPFGIGDNCNIGVEGFNISCDNTLPHPKPFWGELEVLDISLTQGLMRISNDISYKCYNKITGDSVNYSTTGLQLYEDYSFTFSETLNRFISIGCDTVGLITGEWGSDFTSGCVSICRFPDNVTTDGSCSGAGCCQTEIPKDLKSFGVDFASFSSHLNVSSFNPCSFAFLGEADVFRFKPSDLEETNFLERSKTIPVVVDWVIGNEGCEIARKNSATFACVSENSFCYSPTSGSGYRCNCTEGFRGNPYLHGGCQDINECEEDHQKTLCQHDCINLPGNYSCSCRKGYRFQEDNKYCVKDTNEFPVTAVVLGIGLSLLFLLIGSPSLYWVWRKRKLIKLKEKFFQQNGGFLLQEKISSCQSSTEPCKIYTTEELEKATNNYDKNQIVGQGGYGTVYKGILPDKRIVAVKKSKIVDETQIEQFINEIHILSQINHRNIVKLEGCCLEAEVPILVYEFISSGTLSQHIHDEGRVSSISLENRLRIAAETAGALYYLHSAASTPIFHRDVKSANILLDDNFTAKVSDFGASRLVPLDHTRITTLVMGTWGYLDPEYHQTGQLTGKSDVYSFGVVLVELLTGEGPVSSTRSQVNRSLSSYFLSSMKENRIFEILEERVREEGTEEQLIAVARLAKRCLKLKGEERPTMKEVVVELEGLRRIHEHPWEPKNHEETENLLGEPGASQGYTGNVTNEYSVDGHTLSALDIEIGR; translated from the exons atgggtttgtATTTGTTGCTTCAGCTCTTCTGGCTATCAATAACAGTAGAAGTACTAGCATCACAACCTCTAGCAACAACCAAGCGCGGCTGCCCCGACAAATGTGGGAATGTTAGCATTCCCTACCCGTTTGGCATAGGCGATAACTGCAACATTGGCGTAGAAGGCTTCAATATCTCCTGCGATAACACTCTTCCCCATCCGAAACCATTTTGGGGCGAGCTTGAGGTTCTCGACATATCATTAACGCAGGGCCTAATGAGAATTTCAAACGATATAAGCTATAAGTGTTACAACAAAATCACAGGAGATTCGGTCAACTACTCCACCACTGGGCTCCAGTTATATGAAGATTACTCCTTCACATTCTCAGAAACCCTTAACAGATTCATTTCCATCGGTTGCGATACTGTTGGCTTGATCACTGGCGAATGGGGCAGCGACTTCACCAGTGGTTGTGTTTCAATTTGCCGCTTCCCTGACAACGTGACCACCGACGGCTCTTGCTCAGGGGCAGGATGTTGCCAAACCGAGATCCCAAAGGATTTGAAGAGTTTCGGGGTGGATTTTGCTAGCTTCTCCAGCCATCTAAATGTCTCAAGTTTCAATCCGTGCAGCTTCGCCTTTCTCGGGGAGGCAGATGTGTTCAGATTCAAACCTTCTGATTTGGAAGAAACCAACTTTTTGGAAAGAAGCAAAACCATTCCGGTAGTGGTTGACTGGGTCATTGGAAATGAAGGGTGCGAGATCGCACGGAAGAACTCGGCCACCTTCGCTTGCGTGAGCGAGAACAGCTTCTGCTATAGCCCGACCAGCGGTTCGGGTTACCGGTGCAATTGCACTGAAGGTTTCCGGGGGAATCCTTATCTCCATGGAGGATGCCAAG ATATCAACGAGTGTGAGGAGGATCACCAGAAGACACTTTGTCAACATGATTGCATAAATCTGCCAGGAAATTATTCTTGTTCCTGTCGAAAGGGCTACCGATTCCAGGAGGATAACAAATACTGCGTCAAAGACACAAATGAATTTCCAGTGACCGCTGTTGTTCTGG GTATTGGCTTAAGTCTCTTATTTCTACTCATTGGTAGTCCTTCCTTGTATTGGGTATGGAGGAAAAGAAAGCTCATCAAACTCAAAGAGAAATTCTTTCAACAAAATGGAGGTTTTCTATTACAAGAAAAGATCTCTTCTTGTCAATCATCTACTGAGCCATGCAAAATCTATACTACAGAAGAGTTGGAAAAGGCAACCAATAACTATGACAAAAACCAAATTGTTGGTCAGGGAGGCTATGGCACAGTTTACAAAGGAATTTTACCAGACAAGAGAATTGTCGCTGTTAAAAAGTCCAAAATTGTCGATGAGACCCAAATCGAGCAATTTATAAATGAGATCCACATCTTATCTCAGATCAACCATAGGAACATTGTAAAGCTCGAGGGTTGCTGTTTAGAAGCAGAAGTTCCCATCCTGGTTTATGAATTTATTTCAAGTGGAACCCTTTCCCAGCATATCCATGATGAGGGCCGTGTGTCATCAATTTCCTTGGAAAATCGTCTAAGGATTGCTGCAGAAACTGCTGGGGCACTTTACTATTTACACTCGGCGGCTTCCACACCCATTTTTCATAGAGATGTTAAGTCTGCTAATATACTTTTGGATGATAATTTCACAGCAAAAGTGTCTGATTTTGGAGCTTCAAGATTGGTTCCGTTGGATCACACTCGGATAACGACATTGGTGATGGGGACATGGGGATATTTAGACCCAGAGTACCATCAAACAGGCCAATTAACAGGAAAGAGTGATGTTTATAGCTTTGGTGTAGTTCTTGTGGAACTCTTGACGGGTGAGGGGCCCGTTTCTTCCACTAGATCCCAAGTTAATAGAAGCCTTTCTAGCTACTTCCTCTCATCGATGAAAGAGAATCGGATCTTTGAAATTTTAGAGGAACGAGTTCGAGAAGAAGGGACGGAAGAACAGCTCATTGCAGTTGCTCGGCTTGCTAAGAGATGCTTGAAACTTAAGGGGGAAGAACGACCTACGATGAAGGAAGTGGTGGTGGAGCTAGAGGGCTTAAGAAGGATTCATGAACATCCTTGGGAACCAAAGAACCATGAAGAGACTGAGAACTTGCTAGGTGAACCTGGAGCTTCGCAGGGCTACACTGGCAATGTAACAAATGAATATAGTGTTGATGGCCACACCCTATCAGCACTAGATATAGAGATAGGGCGTTGA